Proteins encoded together in one Juglans regia cultivar Chandler chromosome 9, Walnut 2.0, whole genome shotgun sequence window:
- the LOC109020727 gene encoding F-box/kelch-repeat protein At1g74510-like produces MQRDLPSSCEQDSTWIYNALCVIELSNSKLVIQTDQPDDQNSTGNGSDSSSLIHQLGRGMSINCLLHCSRSDYGSISSLNQNFRSLIRSGELYRLRREMGIVEHWVYLSCSLLEWEAFDPNHRRWMHLPRMPSNECFMCSDKESLAVGTELLVFGKEITSLVIRRYSILTNTWSSGMSMNTPRCLFGSASLGEIAILAGGCDPNANILNSAELYNSETGTWETLPSMNKARKKGSAVFMDGKFYIMGGIGEGNSESLTCGEVYDMKTGIWTVIPNMFPGWNEGAGVTEAPPLLAVVNNVLYAADYAQKEVRRYDNERNFWFTIGRLPEQAVSMNGWGLAFRACGDRVICIGPRLGGEIIELNSWVPNQGPPQWDLLATKCSSSFVYNCAVMGC; encoded by the coding sequence ATGCAGAGGGACTTGCCAAGCTCGTGTGAGCAAGACAGCACATGGATTTATAATGCTCTTTGTGTGATTGAGCTCTCAAACAGCAAGCTCGTTATCCAAACTGACCAACCAGATGACCAAAATTCCACAGGGAATGGGTCAGATTCAAGTTCTCTTATCCACCAACTTGGTCGGGGCATGTCGATTAACTGTCTTCTTCACTGTTCTAGGTCTGATTATGGCTCAATCTCCTCACTGAATCAGAACTTCCGGTCTCTAATTCGGAGTGGGGAGCTATATAGACTAAGGAGGGAAATGGGTATTGTAGAGCATTGGGTTTACCTCTCTTGCAGCCTTCTTGAATGGGAAGCATTTGATCCAAATCATCGCCGTTGGATGCATTTACCTAGAATGCCTTCAAATGAATGCTTCATGTGCTCAGACAAGGAGTCGTTGGCCGTTGGTACCGAACTTCTTgtttttggaaaggaaataacATCCCTTGTTATTCGTAGATATAGCATTTTGACAAACACATGGTCATCTGGTATGAGCATGAATACACCCAGGTGCTTGTTCGGTTCGGCCAGTCTTGGGGAAATTGCAATTTTAGCTGGTGGTTGTGACCCAAATGCCAATATCCTAAATTCTGCTGAGCTTTATAATTCAGAAACAGGAACTTGGGAGACTCTTCCAAGCATgaataaagcaagaaaaaaggGCTCGGCCGTTTTCATGGACGGGAAATTTTATATTATGGGTGGGATTGGAGAGGGCAACTCAGAATCGCTTACGTGCGGTGAGGTTTATGATATGAAGACAGGGATATGGACTGTGATACCTAACATGTTCCCTGGATGGAATGAAGGGGCGGGGGTGACTGAGGCACCTCCTCTTCTTGCTGTTGTAAATAATGTTCTGTATGCAGCAGATTATGCACAAAAGGAGGTGAGAAGATATGACAATGAGAGGAACTTCTGGTTTACAATTGGGAGATTACCTGAGCAGGCAGTTTCGATGAATGGTTGGGGACTAGCATTTAGGGCTTGTGGAGATCGGGTAATTTGTATTGGGCCTAGGTTAGGTGGAGAGATCATTGAGCTTAATTCTTGGGTCCCCAATCAAGGCCCACCGCAATGGGACCTGCTAGCCACAAAGTGCTCCAGCAGTTTTGTGTATAATTGCGCTGTGATGGGATGCTGA